From one Musa acuminata AAA Group cultivar baxijiao chromosome BXJ2-6, Cavendish_Baxijiao_AAA, whole genome shotgun sequence genomic stretch:
- the LOC135615239 gene encoding protein CONTINUOUS VASCULAR RING 1-like, which yields MGDERSPSPMASREKDRELLIPMADGTADADHPDAKASSSSASARTHSSGREAFYKVIRSWASKKFMTGCVILFPIAITFYITWWFIHFVDGFFSPIYAGLGINIFGLGFVTSITFIFLVGVLMSSWLGASVLGLGEWFIKRMPFVRHIYNASKQISSAVSPDQNKQAFKEVAIIRHPRVGEYAFGFITSTVVLQSYNGEEELCCVYVPTNHLYIGDVFLVNSNDVIRPNLSVREGIEIVVSGGMSMPQIITTLHQC from the exons ATGGGCGACGAGAGGTCGCCGAGCCCGATGGCGAGCAGGGAGAAGGATCGCGAGCTGCTCATCCCCATGGCAGACGGAACCGCCGACGCCGACCACCCCGACGCCAAGGCCTCCTCCTCGTCAGCCTCCGCTCGCACCCACAGCTCTGGTCGAGAG GCTTTTTATAAAGTGATCCGCAGTTGGGCCTCAAAGAAGTTTATGACAGGATG TGTCATCCTATTTCCAATTGCAATCACCTTCTATATCACCTGGTGGTTCATTCATTTCGTTGATGGGTTCTTTTCTCCAATCTATGCTGGACTTGGGATAAACATATTTG GACTTGGCTTTGTGACTTCAATTACATTTATATTCTTGGTTGGAGTGTTAATGTCATCTTGGCTGGGGGCATCCGTACTCGGCCTTGGTGAGTGGTTTATCAAGCGAATGCCATTTGTTCGGCATATCTACAATGCCTCAAAGCAAATAAGTTCTGCTGTATCACCTG ACCAGAACAAACAAGCATTTAAGGAAGTGGCTATTATCAGGCATCCTCGGGTTGGTGAATATGCCTTTGGATTTATCACTTCAACCGTCGTTCTTCAG AGTTACAATGGTGAAGAGGAACTTTGCTGCGTCTATGTTCCAACAAACCATCTGTACATTGGTGATGTTTTCCTTGTTAACTCCAATGATGTCATAAGGCCAAATCTCTCTGTCCGTGAAGGAATTG AAATCGTCGTCTCAGGTGGCATGTCAATGCCGCAAATTATCACGACACTGCATCAATGTTGA